One Thalassophryne amazonica chromosome 10, fThaAma1.1, whole genome shotgun sequence genomic region harbors:
- the LOC117518157 gene encoding LOW QUALITY PROTEIN: E3 ubiquitin-protein ligase RBBP6-like (The sequence of the model RefSeq protein was modified relative to this genomic sequence to represent the inferred CDS: inserted 1 base in 1 codon): SPANYVCYRCGQGGHIRDCPTHQDESFRPLKRSSGIPRSFMMEVDDPSVEGAMVTATGEFVISTIDAEAYRCQKKERPPFLPQDPPTTXKEEEPIPEVVCCPICQELLREAVIAPCCGNSFCDQCISDILLDSEQHKCPALVDSYVSGTGYFKRHTSLAT; the protein is encoded by the exons TCGCCTGCCAATTACGTGTGTTATCGCTGTGGACAAGGCGGTCACATCAGGGACTGTCCCACCCATCAG GATGAAAGTTttcggccgctgaagaggagctcAGGTATCCCTCGTTCCTTCATGATGGAGGTGGATGATCCTAGTGTGGAAGGAGCCATGGTGACCGCCACGGGGGAATTTGTGATTTCCACCATAGATGC TGAGGCGTACAGATGTCAGAAGAAGGAGAGACCCCCGTTCCTTCCACAGGACCCACCCACCA ACAAAGAGGAGGAGCCGATACCTGAGGTCGTCTGTTGTCCCATCTGTCAGGAGCTGCTTCGAGAGGCCGTGATCGCTCCGTGCTGTGGAAACAGCTTCTGTGACCAAT GTATCAGTGACATTCTCCTGGATTCGGAGCAACACAAGTGTCCAGCC CTCGTGGACAGTTACGTCAGCGGCACGGGATATTTTAAACGCCACACCTCCCTGGCAACATAA